A window of the Halostagnicola kamekurae genome harbors these coding sequences:
- a CDS encoding ThuA domain-containing protein: MATRVTVWNEFRHERESDAVADVYPNGIHEVIADALADDFEVETATLDEPDHGLTETVLEETDVLTWWGHAAHDEVDDEVVDRVHDRVLDGMGLLVLHSGHYSKIFKRLMGTTCSLKWREAAETERLWVVEPSHPIADGIDEYVEVPEAEMYGERFDIPQPDTLVFNSWFEGGEVFRSGCCYTRGSGRIFYFRPGHETYPVYHQPEIRRVLRNAVAWLDSGSDSVPAFGNADPIESIDTSDDRSVH, from the coding sequence ATGGCTACCCGCGTTACCGTCTGGAACGAGTTCCGTCACGAGCGAGAGAGCGACGCCGTCGCGGACGTCTATCCCAACGGGATCCACGAGGTAATCGCCGACGCGCTCGCGGACGACTTCGAAGTCGAGACCGCGACGCTCGACGAACCGGACCACGGACTCACGGAGACCGTCCTCGAGGAGACGGACGTGCTCACGTGGTGGGGTCACGCCGCTCACGACGAGGTCGATGACGAGGTCGTCGACCGCGTCCACGACCGCGTGCTCGATGGGATGGGACTGCTCGTCTTACACTCGGGCCACTACTCGAAGATTTTCAAGCGGCTCATGGGAACGACCTGTTCGTTGAAGTGGCGCGAGGCCGCGGAGACCGAACGCCTCTGGGTCGTCGAACCGAGCCATCCGATCGCAGACGGCATCGACGAGTACGTCGAGGTTCCCGAGGCGGAGATGTACGGCGAGCGGTTCGATATCCCCCAACCGGACACGCTGGTGTTCAACTCCTGGTTCGAGGGCGGTGAGGTGTTCCGCTCTGGCTGTTGCTACACGCGCGGGTCGGGACGGATCTTCTACTTCCGGCCGGGACACGAGACCTATCCCGTTTACCACCAGCCCGAGATCAGGCGAGTGCTCCGCAACGCAGTCGCCTGGCTCGATAGCGGTAGTGATTCGGTGCCGGCGTTCGGCAACGCCGATCCGATCGAGTCGATCGATACGTCTGACGACCGCTCGGTCCACTAA
- a CDS encoding Gfo/Idh/MocA family protein, with product MNTHFTQIRTGIVGLGNIGEHHAQRLEELDVSLVGGMDVAAPAREEFANRHDAAVYEDHQRLYDDCDAVIITTPNKFHEEYAVDALEAGLHVLLEKPLAHSLESAERIAAAAADADGNCTIGFNNRFLNAVEVIESRLDEGELGEITHVEANYVRRRGIPGRGSWFTNEAVSGGGSLIDLGVHAIDLALYLLGYPRVDAVSGVTRSEFGGRSDYAYLQMWGDDVGPDGFDVDDSTSAFIRCAGNRTISLETAWATNRPPTHEFVVRGTEAAACFDLLENDLSFYSVRSDGVDQFEDTAIQTPENDTHADEQEAFFDAIAAGEPVEDNVEQALTVQRVIDAIYRSSESGLPVTLTEPETATRAEPPSQRR from the coding sequence ATGAACACACACTTCACACAGATACGAACCGGTATAGTCGGACTCGGAAACATCGGCGAGCATCACGCCCAGCGCCTCGAGGAACTCGACGTGTCGCTGGTCGGCGGCATGGACGTCGCCGCCCCCGCACGCGAGGAGTTCGCGAACCGACACGACGCGGCCGTCTACGAGGATCACCAGCGGCTCTACGACGACTGTGACGCGGTCATCATCACCACGCCGAACAAGTTCCACGAGGAGTACGCCGTCGACGCGCTCGAGGCGGGGCTGCACGTCCTCCTCGAGAAGCCCCTGGCACACAGCCTCGAGAGCGCAGAGCGGATCGCGGCCGCCGCGGCTGACGCCGACGGCAACTGCACGATTGGGTTCAACAATCGGTTTTTGAACGCCGTCGAGGTCATCGAGAGTCGACTGGACGAGGGAGAACTGGGTGAGATTACGCACGTCGAAGCCAACTACGTCCGGCGCCGCGGGATCCCCGGCCGCGGGTCCTGGTTCACCAACGAGGCGGTCTCCGGCGGGGGATCGCTCATCGATCTAGGCGTCCACGCGATCGACCTCGCGCTCTACCTGCTGGGCTATCCGCGGGTCGACGCGGTTTCCGGCGTGACCAGGTCCGAGTTCGGCGGACGATCCGACTACGCCTACCTACAGATGTGGGGCGACGACGTCGGTCCGGACGGGTTCGACGTCGACGATTCGACGAGCGCGTTCATCCGGTGTGCGGGGAATCGGACGATCAGTCTCGAAACCGCCTGGGCGACCAACCGACCGCCGACCCACGAGTTCGTCGTCCGCGGGACCGAAGCCGCCGCGTGTTTCGACCTGCTGGAAAACGACCTCTCGTTCTACTCCGTCCGATCCGACGGGGTCGACCAGTTCGAGGATACGGCGATTCAGACGCCCGAAAACGACACGCACGCGGACGAGCAGGAGGCGTTCTTCGACGCCATCGCGGCGGGGGAACCGGTCGAAGACAACGTTGAGCAGGCCCTGACCGTCCAGCGGGTCATCGACGCCATCTACCGCTCGAGCGAGAGCGGGTTACCGGTGACGCTGACCGAACCCGAGACGGCGACTCGAGCGGAGCCGCCGTCCCAACGACGGTAA
- a CDS encoding carbohydrate ABC transporter permease: protein MATSDTSSTEQTGGPLERWAQSVLTNKDKRDRLYKLLFYVAAGFFLVTTLFPFYWLLVLALTPNSRIIAGDWGVSVPFVGTEVPLPHPQGYNVGAFVEVFQQVPFHLYVFNSFVLATVTTIIVLLIASLAGYVFGRLEFPGRGPLMLAVLVVSYFPPAAFLVPLFDAFLGNAITIPFLGIELFSPPRLVNTPGSMVLPFSALFMPLAIFILTTFYSQIPDGLEDAARVEGTTRLGALFRVIMPLSAPGIATAAVLTFISVYNEYFFSSIMSLQNEPQQWSPLVGGILSYQDQYTTDFNLMAAASIIGVIPVVVIVILAQERIVSGLTAGALKE from the coding sequence ATGGCGACGAGCGATACGTCGTCGACAGAGCAGACCGGCGGACCGCTCGAGCGCTGGGCCCAGAGCGTCCTCACGAACAAGGACAAACGCGACCGGCTGTACAAGCTGTTGTTCTACGTCGCAGCGGGCTTTTTCCTCGTGACGACGTTGTTCCCCTTTTACTGGCTCCTCGTCCTCGCGCTGACGCCCAACAGCCGGATCATCGCCGGCGACTGGGGCGTTTCGGTCCCGTTCGTCGGGACGGAGGTGCCGCTGCCGCACCCGCAGGGGTACAACGTCGGCGCGTTCGTCGAGGTGTTCCAGCAGGTGCCGTTCCATCTCTACGTGTTCAACAGCTTCGTGCTCGCGACGGTGACGACGATCATCGTCCTGCTCATCGCGAGTCTCGCGGGCTACGTCTTCGGTCGCCTCGAGTTCCCCGGGCGGGGGCCGCTGATGCTCGCCGTGCTCGTGGTCTCGTACTTCCCACCGGCGGCGTTTCTGGTGCCGCTTTTCGACGCGTTCCTCGGGAACGCGATCACGATTCCGTTCCTCGGGATCGAACTCTTCTCGCCGCCGCGGCTGGTGAACACGCCGGGATCGATGGTACTCCCATTTAGCGCGCTGTTCATGCCGCTCGCGATTTTCATCCTCACGACGTTCTACTCACAGATCCCCGACGGACTCGAGGACGCCGCACGAGTCGAAGGGACCACTCGACTGGGTGCACTGTTTCGGGTGATCATGCCACTCTCGGCCCCCGGAATCGCGACCGCGGCAGTGTTGACGTTCATCTCGGTCTACAACGAGTACTTCTTCAGTTCGATCATGTCGCTGCAGAACGAGCCCCAGCAGTGGTCGCCGCTTGTCGGGGGGATCCTGAGCTATCAGGATCAGTATACGACGGACTTCAACCTGATGGCGGCCGCGAGCATCATCGGCGTCATCCCCGTCGTCGTCATCGTCATCCTCGCACAGGAGCGAATCGTCAGCGGCCTCACCGCAGGGGCGCTCAAAGAGTAA
- a CDS encoding ABC transporter ATP-binding protein, with protein sequence MARVTLQDITKRYEDVVAVDEMNLEIEDGEFVCLVGPSGCGKSTTMESIAGLTTPTDGTIRIGDTDVTSLPPKDRGVAMVFQNIALFPHMDVYDNISFGLRLRDYETEEIDERVERATDIVQLEGMLDRMPEEMSGGQRQRVAIARAIVRDPAVFLMDEPLANLDAKLRVHMRTELQRLHQELDTTIVYVTHDQAEAMTMSDRIAVINGGRLQQIDPPLVCYNEPANLFVAGFIGSPSMNFLEGRLTGTGLETDHFDLRLDPDRLPGVTDGDGVTVGIRPEDVSLERAERSPETQSAPIDATTDVLEPMGDEIFVYLDLDRTDAESNDGGMGGSSNQLLVSVEPDLEIDANEAVTVTLDRSKVHLFDSDSGEALTHGIETLPRERSEKRQQPAGEADE encoded by the coding sequence ATGGCACGAGTCACACTACAGGACATCACGAAACGCTACGAGGACGTCGTCGCCGTCGACGAGATGAACCTCGAGATCGAAGACGGGGAGTTCGTCTGTCTCGTCGGCCCCTCCGGCTGTGGCAAGTCGACGACGATGGAATCGATCGCCGGGTTGACCACGCCGACCGACGGCACGATTCGGATCGGCGACACGGACGTCACGTCGCTCCCGCCGAAAGACCGCGGGGTCGCGATGGTCTTCCAGAACATCGCGCTGTTTCCCCACATGGACGTCTACGACAACATCTCGTTCGGGCTTCGTCTCCGTGACTACGAGACCGAAGAGATCGACGAGCGAGTCGAGCGGGCGACCGACATCGTCCAGCTCGAGGGTATGCTCGATCGGATGCCCGAGGAGATGTCGGGCGGCCAGCGCCAGCGCGTCGCCATCGCCCGGGCGATCGTTCGGGACCCGGCCGTCTTCCTCATGGACGAACCGCTCGCGAACTTGGACGCGAAGCTGCGCGTCCACATGCGAACCGAACTCCAGCGCTTACACCAGGAACTCGATACGACGATCGTCTACGTCACCCACGATCAGGCCGAGGCGATGACGATGTCGGATCGGATCGCCGTCATCAACGGCGGCAGACTCCAGCAGATCGACCCGCCGCTGGTCTGTTACAACGAGCCCGCGAACCTGTTCGTCGCCGGCTTCATCGGCTCGCCGTCGATGAACTTCCTCGAGGGGCGACTCACCGGGACGGGACTCGAGACCGACCACTTCGACCTCCGGCTCGATCCGGATCGGCTCCCCGGCGTGACAGACGGCGACGGCGTCACGGTGGGTATCAGGCCCGAAGACGTCTCGCTCGAGCGTGCCGAGCGGTCGCCTGAGACGCAATCGGCACCAATCGACGCGACGACGGACGTTCTCGAACCGATGGGCGACGAGATATTCGTCTACCTCGACCTCGACCGGACAGACGCAGAATCGAACGACGGCGGCATGGGCGGGTCGTCGAACCAGCTCCTGGTGAGCGTCGAACCGGACCTCGAGATAGACGCGAACGAAGCCGTGACCGTCACGCTCGATCGCTCGAAGGTGCACCTGTTCGACAGCGACTCAGGCGAGGCTCTCACGCACGGCATCGAAACGCTGCCGAGAGAGCGGAGCGAAAAACGCCAACAGCCAGCGGGTGAGGCCGATGAGTAG
- a CDS encoding extracellular solute-binding protein, whose translation MPDNGSQGTRTDGAGVSRRTVLNAVGTAGVTGVSVGLAGCIYGGSGGADGVVWGFDPDAAEAVGDEIVDLCHENGLSEDIDVTLQPGDSDTGARRDTYTNLLQAQETEPDLFLMDNGWVNTFIQRDDIANLSEELEQSELDRIDEEYFETFTETARDPESGDLYGVPLFPDYATMQYRKDFAREAGYDDGDFEEWATEPMTWSEWADVTEDIVANSDASYGLATQFDVYEGTACCSWNEVMTSFGGAYFGGEEYLFGPVGDRPITVDEPEFIDALRMMYTFVATERDEHTLEEYPTGLATPSITSWIEEDARQAIASGEAAMQRNWPYAIVDTIESDENDVSAEDYGAMPIPYAVSEDEAAQPGAGGTTSALGGWHVVLNPYSERKEDALEVMRMTMADDFNLGLFELWGWIPPKPGLFETEQATEIEPIGDYMETLRVAGENAMPRPATTEWTNQSGVIAEEVNQAVAGEKAPEDAAADLQESLEETES comes from the coding sequence ATGCCTGACAACGGCTCACAGGGAACGAGAACGGACGGCGCGGGCGTGTCGCGGCGAACAGTCCTCAACGCGGTGGGCACGGCAGGGGTGACCGGCGTCTCGGTCGGGCTCGCCGGCTGCATCTACGGCGGAAGCGGCGGCGCAGACGGCGTCGTCTGGGGGTTCGACCCGGACGCCGCCGAGGCCGTCGGCGACGAGATAGTCGACCTCTGTCACGAAAACGGGTTGAGCGAGGACATCGACGTCACGCTACAGCCGGGCGACAGCGACACGGGCGCCCGTCGAGATACGTACACGAACCTGTTACAGGCCCAGGAGACGGAGCCGGATCTCTTCCTGATGGACAACGGCTGGGTCAACACGTTCATCCAGCGCGACGACATCGCCAACCTCAGCGAAGAACTCGAGCAGTCCGAACTCGACCGGATCGACGAGGAGTACTTCGAGACATTCACCGAAACCGCCCGCGACCCGGAGAGCGGTGACCTGTACGGTGTACCGCTGTTTCCGGACTACGCGACGATGCAGTACCGCAAGGATTTCGCCAGGGAGGCGGGCTACGACGACGGCGATTTCGAGGAGTGGGCGACCGAGCCGATGACCTGGTCCGAGTGGGCCGATGTCACCGAAGACATCGTGGCAAACTCCGACGCCTCCTACGGGTTGGCCACGCAGTTCGACGTCTACGAGGGGACCGCCTGCTGTTCGTGGAACGAGGTCATGACTTCCTTTGGCGGCGCGTACTTCGGCGGCGAGGAGTACCTCTTCGGTCCGGTTGGCGACCGACCGATCACGGTCGACGAACCAGAGTTCATCGACGCGCTGCGCATGATGTACACCTTCGTCGCTACCGAGCGCGACGAGCACACGCTCGAGGAGTATCCGACCGGGCTCGCGACCCCGTCGATCACGTCGTGGATCGAAGAAGACGCGAGACAGGCGATCGCGAGTGGCGAGGCGGCCATGCAGCGAAACTGGCCGTACGCGATCGTCGACACGATCGAGAGCGACGAGAACGACGTCTCCGCCGAGGATTACGGCGCGATGCCGATTCCCTACGCTGTCTCCGAGGACGAGGCCGCCCAGCCGGGGGCGGGCGGGACGACGTCGGCACTCGGCGGCTGGCACGTCGTGCTCAACCCGTACTCCGAGCGGAAAGAAGACGCCCTCGAGGTCATGCGAATGACGATGGCAGACGACTTCAATCTGGGCCTGTTCGAGCTCTGGGGGTGGATCCCACCGAAACCCGGCCTGTTCGAAACGGAGCAAGCGACGGAGATCGAACCGATCGGCGACTACATGGAGACGCTCCGAGTCGCCGGTGAGAACGCGATGCCACGCCCCGCCACGACCGAGTGGACGAACCAGTCGGGCGTCATCGCCGAGGAAGTCAACCAGGCGGTCGCAGGCGAGAAGGCTCCGGAAGACGCCGCCGCCGATCTCCAGGAGAGTCTCGAGGAAACCGAATCCTAA
- a CDS encoding carbohydrate ABC transporter permease — translation MSTENKSSGPARESRRSGPLVRTVRWMENLGETGFAYFLLTPVFLVLGAVALYPLLRTFELSLYANVLSDAEFVGLENYAALLSGEASAELPGTTTFLPENVRTSATFPFVHVEGLLRSALVVTLLFTVVSVLFETIIGFGQALVLDQDFRGRRWVRAAIIIPWAIPIVIQGMIFFLMFDPTAGFLTEYLGPLGIVAQQNTLNDPTSSLLIITVADIWKTTAFMALLILAGLQSIDRNLYEVARVAGASRWQQFKLITLPLVLPALGIAVLFRTINAMRVYGLIDSVSGCSTVPSLSCMVVMTFNTNRGLAAAIAFVTAAVIGLVVTVVIYQQYKEGI, via the coding sequence ATGAGTACCGAAAACAAGTCGAGCGGCCCCGCTCGAGAATCGCGGCGATCAGGGCCGCTCGTGCGAACCGTGCGGTGGATGGAGAACCTCGGCGAAACGGGGTTCGCGTACTTCCTGTTGACGCCGGTGTTTCTCGTGCTCGGCGCGGTCGCCCTGTACCCGCTCTTGCGGACGTTCGAACTCTCCCTGTACGCGAACGTCCTCAGCGACGCCGAGTTCGTCGGCCTCGAGAACTACGCGGCGCTTCTCAGCGGCGAGGCCAGCGCGGAGTTGCCGGGGACCACGACGTTCCTTCCCGAAAACGTTCGGACGAGCGCCACGTTCCCGTTCGTCCACGTCGAGGGACTCCTTCGAAGCGCGCTCGTCGTGACACTGTTGTTTACCGTCGTGAGCGTTTTGTTCGAGACCATCATCGGCTTCGGACAGGCGCTGGTGCTGGACCAGGACTTCCGCGGTCGGCGCTGGGTCCGCGCGGCGATCATCATCCCGTGGGCGATTCCGATCGTTATCCAGGGCATGATCTTCTTTCTCATGTTCGATCCGACGGCCGGCTTTCTCACCGAATACCTCGGGCCGCTCGGGATCGTCGCACAGCAAAACACCTTGAACGATCCGACGAGTTCGCTACTGATCATCACGGTAGCCGACATCTGGAAGACGACGGCGTTCATGGCCCTGCTCATACTCGCCGGTCTCCAGAGCATCGACCGGAACCTCTACGAGGTCGCGAGGGTCGCCGGCGCGAGCCGCTGGCAGCAGTTCAAGCTGATCACGCTCCCGCTCGTGTTGCCCGCACTCGGGATCGCCGTCCTCTTTCGAACGATCAACGCGATGCGAGTCTACGGCCTCATCGACTCCGTGTCGGGCTGTTCGACGGTCCCGTCGCTCTCGTGTATGGTCGTCATGACGTTCAACACCAATCGAGGACTCGCGGCGGCCATCGCGTTCGTGACCGCGGCCGTCATCGGGCTGGTCGTCACCGTCGTCATCTACCAGCAGTACAAGGAGGGGATCTGA